A single region of the Acidobacteriota bacterium genome encodes:
- a CDS encoding SPOR domain-containing protein — MRDLRRDGGDRAVEFELDLPRLALLAALAAAGLLGAFWLGRATAPGGGRGDRPIGASAPAPVDGGDVSAGMTLFDREGVGGAAPEPSRQVVPRPVTEGGYEIQVAEVAGRAEAERLRAEVRALGFPALLVRSENGRYRVAAGPFPDRRAAEEAAGRLARKLGRPLQAP; from the coding sequence ATGCGTGACCTCCGCCGCGACGGCGGCGACCGCGCCGTCGAGTTCGAACTCGATCTCCCCCGGCTGGCGCTCCTCGCGGCGCTGGCCGCTGCCGGTCTGCTGGGGGCGTTCTGGCTGGGCCGGGCGACCGCGCCCGGAGGGGGGCGGGGAGACCGGCCGATCGGCGCCAGCGCTCCCGCCCCGGTCGACGGGGGCGACGTCTCCGCGGGGATGACGCTGTTCGACCGGGAGGGCGTGGGCGGTGCGGCGCCGGAACCGTCGCGACAGGTGGTGCCGCGACCCGTTACCGAAGGTGGCTACGAGATCCAGGTCGCCGAGGTCGCGGGACGGGCCGAGGCGGAGCGGCTCCGCGCGGAAGTGCGGGCTCTCGGTTTCCCCGCCCTGCTCGTGCGCTCGGAGAACGGGCGGTACCGGGTGGCCGCCGGACCGTTTCCCGACCGGCGCGCGGCCGAGGAAGCGGCCGGCCGACTCGCCCGGAAGCTCGGACGCCCGCTTCAGGCGCCGTGA